One segment of Rhizobium sp. NXC14 DNA contains the following:
- a CDS encoding BMP family ABC transporter substrate-binding protein, with amino-acid sequence MSSNFTRRTLMKSAAAAGLATAFAGRSALAADEPLGIALVVPSPIGDVGWGHALAAGIDPIKAAYGDKVKVTVIENIAEGPDADRIMNKTVADGNHFLIAGSFGYQNGALQIARRNPKVTVLHASGFQVAPNFSPFAAKYFQGTYLLGMAAAAVSKTGKLGSVSAFAIPELITSINAFTLGAQAVKPDIEVSVVWVNSWFDPAKEQEAAKALISQVCDVIFSNAQDTPSVISACEEAGVYAFNLNSSMKKYAEKIYLGCIATDWSPFFKASVDAHLAGTFKGANAFLGVADKVVQVVDWNPAIPADTMTKIKEIEVKIADGSFSPFTGPITKADGSEGVASGTTATDAQIVAMDWHVKGVTTPLPK; translated from the coding sequence ATGTCCAGTAATTTCACCCGCAGAACACTGATGAAGAGCGCGGCGGCTGCCGGTCTCGCGACGGCCTTTGCCGGCCGCTCGGCGCTTGCCGCCGACGAACCGCTCGGCATCGCCCTCGTCGTTCCCTCGCCTATCGGCGACGTCGGCTGGGGTCATGCGCTTGCCGCCGGCATCGACCCGATCAAGGCCGCCTATGGCGACAAGGTGAAGGTCACGGTCATCGAAAACATCGCCGAAGGACCGGACGCCGACCGCATCATGAACAAGACTGTCGCCGACGGAAACCATTTCCTGATCGCCGGCTCCTTCGGCTATCAAAATGGCGCGCTGCAGATCGCCCGCCGCAATCCGAAGGTGACCGTCCTGCATGCTTCAGGCTTCCAGGTCGCACCGAACTTCTCGCCCTTCGCCGCGAAATATTTCCAGGGAACCTACTTGCTCGGCATGGCGGCGGCGGCCGTTTCCAAGACCGGCAAACTCGGCTCGGTGTCGGCCTTTGCCATTCCCGAGCTGATCACCTCCATCAACGCCTTCACCCTGGGAGCGCAGGCCGTCAAGCCGGATATCGAAGTGTCTGTCGTCTGGGTCAACTCCTGGTTCGATCCAGCAAAGGAGCAGGAAGCCGCCAAGGCGCTGATCTCGCAGGTCTGCGACGTGATCTTCTCGAATGCGCAGGATACGCCCTCGGTAATCTCGGCCTGCGAGGAAGCCGGCGTTTATGCATTCAACCTTAACTCCTCGATGAAGAAATATGCCGAGAAGATCTATCTGGGCTGCATCGCTACCGACTGGTCACCCTTCTTCAAGGCGTCGGTCGACGCCCATCTTGCCGGCACCTTCAAGGGCGCCAACGCCTTCCTCGGTGTTGCCGACAAGGTTGTCCAGGTCGTCGACTGGAACCCGGCAATCCCAGCCGATACGATGACCAAGATCAAGGAAATCGAGGTCAAGATTGCCGATGGCAGCTTCTCGCCGTTTACCGGTCCGATCACCAAGGCTGATGGCAGTGAAGGTGTCGCTTCGGGGACCACGGCGACAGACGCCCAGATCGTCGCGATGGACTGGCACGTCAAGGGTGTCACGACGCCGCTGCCGAAGTAA
- a CDS encoding amidohydrolase — protein MPGYLLKNCAAIIVDEGNGPTVRRNADLLTSGPAIQAIGTNLSQEALPADTILQDASGWFVYPGLVNTHHHFFQCFVRNRADLDWTKLSVIEWLDRIYPIFSRLNEDCFYHSSVTAMAEMIKHGCTTAFDHQYCFPRHAGKRLIDRQFEAAELLGMRFHAGRGGNTLPKSEGSTIPDAMLETTDEFIADCARLIDSYHDSGAFSMRQVVVAPCQPVNCYRETLIESVALARDRGVRLHTHVGEGESPVIQARHGMRTVDYCAELGFAGPDSFYAHCWELTHDELRKMAASGTGVSHCPEPVYLVGAEVTDIPAMAAFGLRIGLGCDGAASNDNSNLMHCIHSAYMLQCLTASTRAHPVPAPIDFLSYATTGGASLLGRSDIGRLAPGMAADLFAIDTRRMDYVGTRHDPLSLIAKVGIGMPTDLTMINGRIVWQAGEFVGLDEAQLFAAAEAALEAVEF, from the coding sequence ATGCCGGGCTACCTGCTGAAGAACTGCGCCGCCATAATCGTCGACGAAGGCAACGGGCCGACCGTGCGTCGGAACGCCGATCTGCTGACCAGCGGCCCGGCGATCCAGGCGATCGGGACGAACCTGTCGCAGGAGGCCCTGCCTGCCGACACGATCCTTCAGGATGCGTCCGGCTGGTTTGTCTATCCGGGTCTCGTCAACACCCATCACCACTTCTTCCAATGCTTCGTGCGCAATCGGGCCGATCTCGACTGGACGAAGCTCTCCGTGATCGAATGGCTCGACCGGATCTATCCGATCTTCTCGCGGCTGAACGAGGATTGTTTCTATCATTCGTCGGTCACGGCCATGGCCGAGATGATCAAGCATGGCTGCACGACGGCCTTCGACCACCAATATTGCTTCCCCCGGCACGCCGGAAAGCGTCTGATCGATCGTCAGTTCGAGGCGGCGGAACTTCTCGGTATGCGCTTCCACGCGGGACGAGGCGGCAATACGCTGCCGAAGTCCGAGGGCTCGACGATCCCGGACGCCATGCTGGAAACCACGGACGAGTTCATCGCCGATTGCGCCCGGCTGATCGACAGCTACCACGATTCCGGCGCCTTCAGCATGCGGCAGGTGGTCGTTGCCCCTTGTCAGCCCGTGAATTGTTACCGCGAAACCCTCATCGAATCGGTCGCGCTTGCCCGTGATCGCGGCGTCCGGCTGCACACGCATGTCGGCGAAGGTGAAAGTCCCGTCATCCAAGCACGGCATGGGATGCGGACCGTCGATTACTGCGCCGAACTCGGCTTTGCCGGGCCTGACAGCTTTTATGCCCACTGCTGGGAGCTGACACACGACGAACTGCGCAAGATGGCGGCCAGCGGCACGGGTGTCTCCCATTGCCCCGAACCGGTCTATCTGGTGGGCGCCGAAGTGACGGACATACCGGCGATGGCGGCGTTCGGCCTGCGTATTGGCCTCGGTTGCGATGGCGCGGCCTCGAACGACAATTCCAACCTCATGCACTGCATCCACTCTGCCTATATGCTGCAATGCCTGACGGCCTCGACGCGCGCCCATCCGGTTCCAGCGCCCATCGATTTCCTGAGCTACGCGACCACGGGTGGCGCAAGCCTGCTTGGCCGCAGCGATATCGGCCGGCTCGCTCCCGGCATGGCAGCCGACCTCTTCGCCATCGATACCAGGCGGATGGATTATGTCGGAACCCGCCACGACCCATTGAGCCTGATTGCCAAGGTGGGGATCGGCATGCCGACCGACCTGACCATGATCAACGGACGCATCGTCTGGCAAGCCGGTGAGTTTGTCGGGCTCGATGAGGCACAGCTCTTCGCCGCCGCGGAAGCGGCTCTCGAGGCAGTCGAATTCTAA
- a CDS encoding EAL domain-containing protein, with protein sequence MSLSENERLNLLHQASILDTPPTEEFDAIVRLACSMFDMPMALVSFVDGHRQWFKAEQGLFLRETPREHSFCSHIVETKSPLVVKNADKDSRFSGNIFVRERSVRFYAGVPLSEGETCYGSFCVLDTKSRRFGDRDLEQLRSLASVVVGLIREHRQQSLLRAQQRELELKQARFEQTERSAKVGGFEMDLATGTIIWSDQIYRTVGLPVGKRMTSEEVIGCYAPEERESVRRRIRDVLDGSAAGIDREYRIMTPEGEERWVRVVSDIERLSGKPSRLFGIVQDVSEKVRYEQRLLQAANADPLTGLANRAAYNAHIERLTAADAPSIGLLLIDVDRLKQVNDILGHATGDLLLKGVASRLDERLGKRGKVFRLGGDEFSVILDAPASVRRMGSLARHLIEYIGRPLQVGGSTINPAITVGGAISEGEMDAATLSQNADFALYHAKETRRGSYIHYEPSLRSRIARRIQIVREVESALTEHRMVPHYQPIVACADGQVRAFEALVRMRRSDGSIVSAAQFHEAFTDSSVAYHITTRMLEQVAADIRGWIDRGLEFRRVSLNISASDFMRGDLETRIVAAFASRGIPLDKLMLEVTETVFLQGMEDAVATTLQRLRKKGLTVALDDFGTGYASLTHLRSLPVDIIKIDKSFIDTMLVDESSLAIVELVLNLARKLDMKVTAEGVESHRQAMRLLEMGCTTLQGYMFGKPMSRERVGEYLCARKTGVTENADRPQEEPRRFLG encoded by the coding sequence ATGTCACTTTCAGAAAATGAGAGATTGAATCTCCTCCACCAGGCCAGCATTCTCGATACGCCACCAACGGAAGAGTTCGATGCTATCGTGCGGCTGGCTTGCAGCATGTTCGACATGCCGATGGCGTTGGTTTCGTTCGTCGACGGGCATCGGCAGTGGTTCAAGGCCGAGCAAGGTCTCTTTTTGAGGGAGACGCCACGTGAGCATTCCTTCTGCAGCCATATCGTAGAGACGAAGTCACCGCTCGTCGTCAAAAACGCCGACAAGGATTCTCGCTTTTCGGGAAATATCTTCGTCAGAGAGCGTTCGGTCCGGTTCTATGCGGGAGTGCCGCTTTCGGAAGGGGAGACCTGCTACGGCAGCTTCTGTGTCCTCGACACGAAGAGCCGTCGCTTCGGCGATCGGGATCTCGAACAGCTCCGCAGTTTGGCAAGCGTCGTCGTCGGCCTTATCCGCGAACATCGTCAGCAAAGCCTGCTGAGAGCGCAGCAACGCGAGTTGGAACTGAAGCAGGCCCGCTTCGAGCAGACCGAACGCTCTGCCAAGGTCGGCGGCTTCGAGATGGATCTCGCGACCGGCACCATCATTTGGTCGGATCAGATTTACCGCACCGTCGGACTGCCGGTCGGCAAACGCATGACCTCGGAGGAGGTGATCGGCTGCTATGCTCCTGAAGAGCGCGAGAGCGTCAGACGCAGGATACGCGATGTCCTCGATGGTTCAGCGGCCGGCATCGACAGGGAATATCGCATCATGACGCCAGAAGGGGAGGAACGCTGGGTCCGCGTAGTCAGCGATATCGAGCGCTTGAGCGGCAAGCCCAGTCGTCTGTTCGGCATCGTTCAGGATGTTTCCGAAAAAGTGCGTTACGAGCAACGTCTGCTCCAGGCCGCCAACGCCGATCCTTTGACCGGACTTGCCAACCGGGCAGCCTACAATGCTCATATCGAGCGGCTCACAGCGGCCGATGCTCCTTCCATCGGCTTATTGCTGATTGACGTCGATCGCCTGAAGCAAGTGAACGATATCCTCGGCCATGCGACAGGTGACCTGCTGCTGAAAGGCGTGGCCTCACGTCTGGATGAACGCTTGGGAAAGCGAGGAAAGGTCTTTCGTCTCGGCGGCGATGAGTTCTCCGTCATTCTGGACGCGCCCGCAAGCGTACGCCGCATGGGTTCGCTCGCGCGCCACCTGATCGAATATATCGGTCGCCCTCTGCAGGTTGGGGGATCGACGATAAATCCGGCGATAACCGTGGGTGGGGCGATTTCGGAGGGCGAGATGGATGCCGCAACGCTTTCGCAGAACGCGGACTTCGCTCTCTATCATGCCAAAGAAACGCGGCGCGGCAGCTATATACACTACGAGCCCAGCCTGCGTTCGAGGATAGCGCGTCGCATCCAAATCGTCCGGGAGGTGGAGTCGGCTCTTACCGAACATCGGATGGTGCCGCACTATCAGCCGATCGTTGCCTGTGCCGACGGTCAGGTACGGGCGTTCGAAGCGCTTGTGCGAATGCGGCGTTCGGATGGTTCAATCGTGTCGGCGGCGCAATTTCACGAGGCGTTCACAGACTCAAGCGTTGCCTATCACATTACGACCCGCATGCTCGAGCAGGTCGCGGCCGACATTCGAGGCTGGATAGACCGCGGGCTGGAATTCAGGCGGGTCAGCCTCAACATAAGCGCCTCCGATTTCATGAGGGGCGACTTGGAAACCCGGATCGTTGCCGCCTTTGCGTCAAGAGGAATTCCGCTGGATAAGCTTATGCTGGAGGTGACGGAAACGGTTTTCCTGCAGGGCATGGAAGATGCCGTAGCAACAACCCTGCAACGTTTGCGCAAGAAAGGCCTGACAGTGGCGCTCGATGACTTCGGGACAGGTTATGCGTCGCTGACGCATCTGCGAAGTCTGCCGGTCGACATCATCAAGATCGACAAGAGCTTTATCGACACCATGCTCGTCGATGAATCGAGCCTCGCTATCGTCGAACTGGTGCTTAATCTGGCGCGGAAGCTCGATATGAAGGTCACGGCCGAAGGTGTAGAGAGCCATCGGCAGGCGATGCGTTTGCTGGAAATGGGCTGCACCACACTGCAGGGCTATATGTTCGGCAAACCCATGAGCCGTGAACGTGTTGGTGAATATCTGTGTGCACGGAAAACCGGCGTGACGGAGAATGCCGACCGACCGCAGGAGGAACCGCGTCGTTTCCTCGGATAG
- a CDS encoding ABC transporter permease gives MNAVEFVLAGMLAAATPFLLAALGELIVERAGVLNLGVEGLMAFGAVIAFIIVYHGGGHFLAFLAAGLSGALLSLIFAAIVLGFNANQVATGLAIGILGQGLSALFGKTYESLTVKALPKIAIPGLSDIRVIGGLFTQDIVVWLSLAVTIAIWAMFAYSKVGLIIRAVGENPKASHAIGYPVVAIRFAAAAVGGVMAGFAGAYAATIYTPLWADGMIAGRGWIAIALVVFGTWLTGRIFLGACLFGAVSLMGLAAQATGLDVPSQLLACLPYLVTIIVLGIISADRRLLKLNGVASLGEPFER, from the coding sequence ATGAACGCCGTCGAATTCGTTCTGGCTGGAATGCTGGCTGCTGCGACACCTTTCCTCCTCGCAGCGCTCGGAGAACTTATCGTCGAGCGTGCCGGGGTGCTCAATCTCGGCGTCGAGGGGCTGATGGCATTCGGCGCCGTCATCGCCTTCATCATCGTCTATCATGGCGGCGGCCATTTTCTGGCTTTTCTCGCCGCCGGCCTCAGCGGCGCGCTTTTGTCCCTGATCTTTGCGGCAATCGTCCTCGGCTTCAATGCAAACCAGGTCGCGACCGGGCTTGCGATCGGGATTCTCGGACAGGGCCTGTCGGCACTATTCGGCAAGACCTACGAGAGCCTGACGGTCAAGGCGCTGCCGAAGATCGCCATTCCCGGTCTTTCCGATATTCGGGTCATCGGCGGCCTGTTTACCCAGGACATCGTCGTCTGGCTTTCGCTGGCCGTGACCATCGCTATCTGGGCGATGTTTGCTTACAGCAAGGTCGGTTTGATCATCCGCGCCGTTGGCGAAAACCCGAAGGCGTCGCATGCTATCGGCTACCCGGTCGTCGCCATCCGGTTCGCCGCAGCCGCTGTCGGCGGCGTCATGGCTGGCTTTGCCGGCGCCTATGCGGCGACGATCTACACGCCGCTCTGGGCGGATGGGATGATTGCCGGCCGCGGCTGGATCGCAATTGCGCTCGTGGTCTTCGGAACCTGGCTGACCGGCCGCATCTTTCTCGGGGCGTGCCTGTTCGGCGCAGTATCGCTGATGGGGCTTGCCGCCCAGGCGACCGGGCTCGACGTTCCCTCACAGCTGCTCGCATGCCTGCCCTATCTGGTGACGATCATCGTGCTCGGCATCATTTCGGCGGATCGCCGCCTGCTCAAACTCAATGGCGTCGCCTCGCTCGGCGAGCCGTTCGAGCGATAA
- a CDS encoding NUDIX hydrolase, translated as MKPTKKRGKSRPDKSQPLLRQLAAVPAKLFAGAFRQQYGAICFRYFNGGPKIEILVITSRESARWVIPKGWPMKGKRPFEAAAIEAWEEAGVRGAVRRKPVGRYTYLKEFDDGDVAPCIVDLFQIEVTEIGNDFKEQGQRILEWVSPDEAARRVREVELKSLLVEFEPRGQKKSDHG; from the coding sequence ATGAAGCCTACGAAAAAACGCGGCAAGTCCCGACCAGACAAGTCTCAGCCATTGCTGCGTCAGCTCGCCGCGGTCCCTGCGAAGCTGTTCGCTGGCGCGTTCCGCCAACAGTACGGCGCCATCTGCTTTCGCTATTTCAATGGCGGGCCGAAGATCGAAATTCTCGTGATCACATCGCGCGAGAGCGCGCGCTGGGTCATACCGAAGGGCTGGCCGATGAAAGGGAAGAGGCCTTTCGAAGCGGCGGCGATCGAAGCCTGGGAGGAAGCAGGCGTGCGCGGGGCGGTGAGAAGGAAACCTGTCGGCCGCTATACCTATCTGAAGGAGTTCGACGACGGCGATGTGGCGCCATGTATCGTCGACCTGTTTCAGATCGAAGTCACCGAGATCGGAAACGACTTCAAGGAGCAAGGCCAGCGTATTCTCGAATGGGTCAGCCCTGATGAGGCGGCGCGACGTGTTCGGGAAGTCGAACTCAAGTCGCTGCTCGTCGAATTTGAACCGCGGGGCCAAAAGAAATCTGACCACGGCTGA
- a CDS encoding ABC transporter ATP-binding protein, whose translation MVSPLLSLRGITKSYGPVDANQQIDLDVAPRSIHAILGENGAGKSTLMKLIYGVEQPDSGTVAWNGKALSLASPAEARRAGIGMVFQHFSLFESLTVVENIRLIVSGKKSELAERVRKLGHEFSLEVDPHAHVHSLSVGERQRVEIIRCLMTDPKLLILDEPTSVLPPQAVEKLFETLRRLRDGGVSILFISHKLEEIQSLCDRATILRGGQVTGHVDPREHDAHELARMMIGRDMPEPMPALPSVEGEKRLELVGLDYRADPFAVPLSNVSMAVRAGEILGIAGISGNGQSELAALISGETLLAREQRDQIFMMGEDVGTLDAAARRRLGFAFVPEDRLGRGAVPEMSLTLNSLLTAHPLNLVKHGLLDKVKAKAFTSDCIRDFDVRTRGPGTEAGSLSGGNLQKFIVGREIMLAPKLLFLAQPTWGVDIGAAAAIRKRLMRLRNEGVAILVISEELEELFELSDFIQVLHHGTLSAPLVTRETNPEEIGQYMIGAQPQREKATA comes from the coding sequence ATGGTAAGCCCGCTCCTGTCGCTGCGCGGCATTACCAAGAGCTATGGCCCGGTCGATGCCAATCAGCAGATCGATCTCGACGTCGCTCCACGATCCATCCATGCCATCCTCGGAGAAAACGGGGCTGGCAAATCGACCCTGATGAAGCTGATCTACGGCGTCGAGCAGCCGGACAGCGGCACCGTCGCGTGGAACGGGAAAGCCCTCAGCCTTGCCTCTCCCGCAGAGGCAAGGCGCGCCGGTATCGGCATGGTGTTCCAGCATTTCTCGCTGTTCGAGAGCCTGACGGTCGTCGAGAATATCCGCCTGATCGTGTCCGGCAAGAAGAGCGAGCTTGCGGAACGCGTTCGCAAGCTCGGGCATGAGTTCAGCCTCGAAGTCGATCCACACGCTCATGTCCATTCGCTTTCCGTCGGCGAGAGGCAGCGGGTGGAAATCATCCGATGCCTGATGACCGATCCGAAACTGCTCATCCTTGACGAGCCGACCTCGGTGCTGCCGCCGCAGGCGGTGGAAAAGCTGTTCGAAACATTGCGCCGGCTGCGGGACGGCGGCGTGTCCATCCTGTTCATCTCTCACAAGCTTGAAGAAATCCAGTCGCTCTGCGATCGCGCGACGATCCTGCGCGGCGGACAGGTGACCGGTCACGTCGACCCCCGCGAGCACGATGCGCACGAGCTTGCCCGGATGATGATCGGCCGCGACATGCCGGAACCGATGCCTGCGCTGCCTTCGGTCGAAGGTGAAAAGCGTCTGGAGCTCGTCGGGCTCGATTACCGGGCGGACCCCTTCGCCGTGCCGCTTTCCAATGTCAGCATGGCCGTGCGCGCCGGCGAAATCCTCGGCATTGCCGGCATTTCGGGAAATGGTCAAAGCGAACTAGCGGCGCTGATTTCGGGTGAAACCCTGTTGGCACGGGAACAGCGTGACCAGATCTTCATGATGGGCGAGGATGTCGGCACGCTCGACGCTGCGGCCCGCCGGCGGCTCGGTTTCGCCTTCGTCCCGGAGGACCGGCTCGGCCGTGGTGCAGTTCCCGAGATGTCGCTCACCCTCAATAGCCTGCTGACCGCGCACCCGCTGAACCTTGTGAAGCATGGCCTGCTCGACAAGGTCAAGGCGAAGGCCTTCACCAGTGATTGCATCCGGGACTTCGACGTGCGCACGCGCGGGCCAGGGACAGAGGCCGGGTCGCTTTCCGGGGGCAACCTGCAGAAGTTCATCGTCGGACGCGAAATCATGCTGGCGCCGAAGCTTCTTTTCCTCGCCCAGCCGACCTGGGGCGTCGATATCGGTGCGGCCGCGGCGATCCGCAAGCGGCTGATGCGCCTTCGCAACGAGGGCGTGGCGATCCTAGTCATTTCCGAGGAACTCGAGGAACTGTTCGAATTGAGCGATTTTATCCAGGTCCTGCATCACGGGACGCTCAGTGCGCCGCTGGTCACGCGTGAGACCAACCCGGAAGAGATTGGCCAATATATGATCGGAGCCCAGCCGCAGCGCGAGAAAGCCACCGCATGA
- a CDS encoding mechanosensitive ion channel domain-containing protein, which produces MNITQMTEIAEQWLTTFILNEWTFFQLAIIVAGLGFASLLASRTEPAMEAKARLIKGNPDLLRVIIAPMRRMMWLFLVGWLWLANVVLSNSAWPSQRWLVSTALTLAAAWFLISVLTKIIRNPTLSRAVAIGSWSYIALYAVGLDGPVLSALDGLAINLGAVRLSLLLVLKALVLAIALIWLAVLIGNMLSHWVQRSADLSPSIKVLISKCIKISLIIIAGAIALSATGVDLTALTIFSGAVGVGIGFGLQKVVSNFISGIIILIDKSIKPGDTITLGDTFGSIRDLRSRFVSVITRDGKEYLIPNEDFISQQVVNWSFSSDYVRIDVDFGTSYNSDPHQVVKIAIATASTVPRVANQYKPPVCWLTAFGSSSLDFRLRFWISDPANGLTNVRGQVLMALWDAFKKAGISIPFPHHEIIMKSPIEIKQPD; this is translated from the coding sequence ATGAATATCACGCAGATGACCGAGATCGCCGAGCAGTGGCTAACGACATTCATTCTGAACGAATGGACGTTCTTTCAGCTTGCAATCATCGTGGCGGGCTTGGGTTTTGCGTCCTTACTTGCGTCGCGCACAGAACCTGCGATGGAGGCAAAGGCGCGCCTGATCAAGGGTAATCCGGACCTGCTTCGGGTCATCATTGCTCCTATGCGCCGGATGATGTGGCTTTTCCTTGTCGGCTGGTTATGGCTCGCCAACGTTGTGCTGAGCAACAGCGCGTGGCCCTCACAACGTTGGCTTGTGTCCACGGCTCTGACGCTGGCAGCGGCATGGTTCCTCATCTCCGTCCTGACCAAGATCATCCGCAACCCGACCCTGTCGCGCGCCGTCGCGATCGGCAGCTGGAGCTACATCGCTCTTTATGCAGTTGGTCTTGACGGCCCGGTTCTATCTGCACTCGACGGACTTGCGATTAATTTGGGCGCGGTGAGACTCTCGCTTCTGCTTGTGCTCAAAGCCCTCGTGCTGGCGATCGCCCTGATCTGGTTGGCCGTCCTCATCGGCAACATGCTTTCCCACTGGGTTCAGCGCTCGGCCGACTTATCGCCTTCCATCAAGGTGTTGATCAGCAAATGCATCAAGATCAGCCTGATCATAATCGCTGGAGCCATCGCTTTGTCGGCGACCGGCGTCGACCTTACCGCTCTGACCATTTTCTCAGGCGCAGTCGGCGTCGGAATCGGCTTCGGCCTTCAAAAGGTGGTCTCGAACTTCATATCCGGCATAATCATCTTGATCGACAAGTCGATCAAGCCGGGTGACACGATCACCCTTGGCGACACGTTCGGGTCGATCCGTGACCTGCGCTCGCGGTTTGTTTCCGTCATCACCCGCGATGGCAAGGAGTACCTCATTCCAAACGAAGACTTCATATCGCAGCAGGTCGTCAACTGGTCGTTCTCCAGTGATTATGTGCGGATCGACGTTGACTTCGGGACGTCCTATAACAGCGACCCGCATCAGGTCGTTAAGATCGCCATTGCGACAGCATCGACCGTGCCGCGGGTGGCAAACCAATATAAGCCACCCGTCTGCTGGCTGACCGCCTTTGGCTCTTCGTCGCTCGACTTTCGGCTTCGCTTCTGGATCTCGGATCCAGCGAACGGGCTGACAAATGTTCGTGGGCAAGTCCTGATGGCGCTTTGGGATGCCTTCAAGAAAGCCGGCATCTCTATCCCGTTTCCGCATCATGAGATCATCATGAAAAGCCCTATAGAGATCAAACAACCGGACTGA
- a CDS encoding ABC transporter permease — MSRPFLAALPILVRRERASLAATLLAPPIALIVTIVLNLGLYIAMGRDPAAVVYAMLIEPFFSWASFCEVLLKTAPLLLIAQGLAIGFRAKVFNIGAEGQFVLGAIFASAIPIWWPDATGQWIWPAMLLLGMMGGAFWASFTAFWRARLNANEILVSLMLSFVAVQLLNYLLLGPWKDPNGFNFPQSVMFQYDAMVPILIEGTRVNVALVLAVLLSIAAWVFMQKSFIGYKLQVGGLAPRAASYAGFRESWAIWLYLLIGGALAGLAGAAEVAGPLGQLQRSISTGYGYAAIIVAYLGGLHPIGIVVSAIVMAALYIGGDNAMVSANLPVAAVRVFQGSLLLAYLVAIAFVRYRLVCRPAASRSPA, encoded by the coding sequence ATGAGCAGACCTTTCCTTGCCGCCCTGCCCATTCTGGTCCGTCGGGAGCGGGCATCGCTTGCCGCCACCCTTCTGGCGCCGCCCATCGCGCTCATCGTCACCATCGTACTCAATCTCGGACTTTACATCGCCATGGGGCGCGATCCGGCAGCGGTGGTCTATGCTATGCTGATTGAGCCCTTTTTCTCGTGGGCATCGTTCTGCGAAGTGCTGTTGAAGACCGCTCCCCTGCTCCTCATCGCGCAGGGGCTTGCGATCGGCTTTCGCGCCAAGGTGTTCAACATCGGTGCCGAAGGACAATTCGTGCTCGGTGCGATCTTCGCCTCCGCCATTCCGATCTGGTGGCCCGACGCAACCGGCCAATGGATCTGGCCAGCGATGCTGCTGCTCGGCATGATGGGCGGGGCATTCTGGGCGTCCTTCACCGCCTTTTGGCGCGCCCGGCTCAATGCCAACGAAATTCTGGTTTCGCTGATGCTGAGTTTCGTTGCCGTGCAACTCCTCAATTATCTGCTGCTCGGTCCCTGGAAGGATCCGAACGGCTTCAATTTCCCGCAGTCCGTCATGTTCCAATATGACGCGATGGTGCCGATCCTGATCGAGGGAACGCGCGTCAATGTCGCACTCGTCCTCGCCGTTCTCCTGTCGATCGCCGCATGGGTCTTCATGCAGAAGAGCTTCATCGGCTATAAATTGCAGGTCGGCGGACTGGCGCCGCGCGCTGCGAGCTATGCCGGATTCCGGGAAAGCTGGGCAATCTGGCTTTACCTGCTGATCGGTGGGGCCCTAGCCGGTCTTGCTGGTGCCGCCGAAGTCGCCGGCCCGCTCGGTCAGCTGCAGCGCTCGATCTCAACCGGATACGGATATGCGGCAATTATCGTCGCCTATCTCGGCGGTCTGCATCCGATCGGCATCGTCGTTTCTGCAATCGTCATGGCGGCGCTCTACATCGGCGGCGACAACGCCATGGTCTCCGCCAATCTGCCGGTCGCGGCCGTCCGGGTTTTCCAGGGCAGCCTGCTCCTTGCCTACCTGGTGGCCATCGCCTTCGTGCGCTACCGTCTTGTCTGTCGGCCCGCAGCGAGCAGGAGCCCGGCATGA
- a CDS encoding glutathione S-transferase family protein, with protein MKLYDYILSPSCYKIRLMAAILGVKLDIRPVDFHPGMEHRGPELLALNPAGSIPILVDGELVLTESSAMLAFLAARNGPDWLGLNAPEEMARVQQWLSFSHRLTTNLGGARLHQMLLRPGNIEALQAQGIAALRELEAGLFEQRLRDMRFLTSDRATIADMACFPYVALAPDGGISLDPYPNIRLWLRAIRSLEGFIEMPGIHRLHELKPDPHPARKET; from the coding sequence ATGAAGCTTTACGACTACATCCTATCGCCGAGCTGTTACAAGATCCGCCTGATGGCAGCGATCCTCGGCGTCAAGCTGGATATCCGGCCGGTCGATTTCCATCCCGGCATGGAACATCGTGGTCCTGAGCTTCTCGCCCTCAATCCGGCAGGTTCGATACCGATCCTCGTGGATGGCGAGCTGGTGCTGACAGAATCTTCGGCCATGCTCGCCTTTCTCGCCGCGCGGAACGGACCTGATTGGCTGGGTCTGAACGCGCCCGAGGAGATGGCGCGCGTGCAACAATGGCTCTCTTTTTCGCATCGGCTGACGACAAATCTCGGTGGGGCGCGGCTGCATCAGATGCTGCTGCGCCCCGGCAATATCGAGGCCCTGCAGGCACAAGGGATCGCGGCGCTGCGCGAACTCGAAGCCGGACTTTTTGAGCAGCGGCTCCGCGACATGCGATTCCTCACATCAGACCGCGCGACGATCGCCGACATGGCCTGTTTCCCCTATGTCGCACTGGCGCCTGATGGCGGAATCTCGCTCGATCCCTACCCGAACATTCGGCTGTGGCTGCGCGCCATCCGCAGTCTTGAAGGTTTCATCGAAATGCCCGGCATCCACCGGCTGCACGAGTTGAAGCCCGACCCTCATCCCGCCAGGAAGGAGACGTGA